Proteins encoded together in one Streptomyces sp. NBC_01216 window:
- a CDS encoding VG15 protein: MSVSSPESLTTTQLAEAYYAALAGVSRRAADRVQALWRELDRRNLTGSWDQLVGPRVLETVTAGQAAAAALADPYLDAAVAAGGGPAAEAAPRVRPGGYAGYAADGRALDSLLYLPVITTKQAVAAGADDVEAMMRGLNQLLRIAASEVTNAGRTAAGAGIAGRRTISGYIRVATAPCCARCAILSGKEFGWNAGFQRHPRCDCIHVPATLIARSSLRRGSLDRSEFAPTVGRGGPRGFVDPDVYFRSLSRREQDRIFTAAGARAIRDGAAITSVVNARRGMTTATAYRRQLRATREGVTRRGAYYRSERARAIARGQVPASGRGFQLRSPRLLPEEIYKLAESRDEAIAMLRRFGYLD, translated from the coding sequence ATGAGCGTGAGCTCGCCCGAGTCGCTGACCACGACGCAGCTGGCCGAGGCGTACTACGCGGCGCTCGCCGGGGTATCGCGGCGGGCCGCGGACCGGGTCCAGGCCCTGTGGCGCGAGCTCGACCGCCGGAACCTGACCGGCTCCTGGGACCAGCTCGTCGGACCGCGCGTGCTCGAGACCGTGACGGCCGGGCAGGCCGCAGCCGCCGCACTCGCCGACCCCTACCTGGACGCGGCCGTCGCCGCCGGCGGCGGCCCGGCGGCGGAGGCCGCCCCCCGGGTCCGCCCGGGCGGGTACGCCGGATACGCGGCGGACGGCCGGGCGCTCGACTCCCTCCTATACCTGCCGGTCATCACCACCAAGCAGGCGGTGGCAGCCGGGGCCGACGACGTCGAGGCGATGATGCGCGGCCTCAACCAGCTGCTCCGCATCGCCGCCTCGGAGGTGACGAACGCCGGCCGGACGGCGGCCGGCGCCGGGATCGCCGGGCGGCGCACCATCTCCGGCTACATCCGCGTCGCGACCGCCCCGTGCTGCGCCCGCTGCGCGATCCTGTCTGGGAAGGAGTTCGGCTGGAACGCCGGATTCCAGCGGCATCCGCGGTGCGACTGCATCCACGTGCCCGCAACGCTGATCGCCCGCTCCAGCCTGCGCCGGGGCTCCCTCGACCGCTCCGAGTTCGCGCCGACCGTCGGCCGGGGCGGGCCGCGCGGCTTCGTCGACCCCGACGTCTACTTCCGGTCGCTGTCCCGCCGGGAGCAGGACCGGATCTTCACCGCCGCCGGCGCCCGGGCGATCCGGGACGGCGCCGCCATCACCTCGGTCGTCAACGCCCGACGCGGCATGACCACCGCTACGGCGTACCGGCGACAACTGCGCGCCACCCGCGAGGGCGTCACCCGCCGCGGCGCCTACTACCGGTCGGAGCGCGCCCGGGCCATCGCCCGCGGCCAGGTCCCCGCCAGCGGCCGGGGCTTCCAACTCCGCTCCCCCCGTCTCCTGCCTGAGGAGATCTACAAGCTCGCCGAGTCCCGCGATGAGGCCATCGCGATGCTCCGGCGATTCGGCTACCTCGACTGA
- a CDS encoding ribosomal-processing cysteine protease Prp: MIRVRARLGDGRTSIEVHGHEEHAEQGRVCAAVTAITHTALLGLEQIALQHPDLVSVEITQE, from the coding sequence GTGATCCGAGTCCGCGCCCGCCTGGGCGACGGCCGCACCTCGATCGAGGTGCACGGCCACGAGGAGCACGCCGAGCAGGGGCGGGTCTGCGCGGCGGTGACCGCCATCACCCACACCGCGCTGCTGGGCCTGGAGCAGATCGCCCTTCAGCACCCGGACCTCGTGTCCGTCGAGATCACACAGGAGTAG
- a CDS encoding DUF6093 family protein yields MTALDEALAAGRREAEALMRETITIFRPGPDIFDRTTGLSVPGPPVVVFYTGAARVKPAQLADSEVQAGEREVVLRQYRVTLPFATELPASGERPRAGDVVDVAASPDPRLAGLRLWVTGVHYGSTATAWRIITEERS; encoded by the coding sequence GTGACCGCGCTGGACGAGGCGCTCGCGGCGGGCCGCCGGGAGGCAGAGGCCCTGATGCGGGAGACGATCACGATCTTCCGGCCGGGCCCCGACATCTTCGACCGGACGACGGGACTGAGCGTCCCCGGCCCGCCGGTCGTCGTCTTCTACACCGGCGCGGCCCGGGTGAAGCCGGCGCAGCTCGCCGACAGCGAGGTCCAGGCCGGGGAGCGGGAGGTCGTGCTCCGCCAGTACCGGGTCACCCTGCCTTTCGCGACCGAGCTGCCCGCGTCGGGGGAGCGGCCGAGGGCAGGCGATGTCGTCGACGTGGCCGCTTCGCCGGACCCGCGGCTTGCCGGGCTGCGGCTGTGGGTGACCGGCGTCCACTACGGCAGCACCGCCACGGCGTGGCGGATCATCACGGAGGAACGCTCGTGA